The Salvelinus sp. IW2-2015 unplaced genomic scaffold, ASM291031v2 Un_scaffold3123, whole genome shotgun sequence genome includes a region encoding these proteins:
- the LOC112075381 gene encoding palmitoyltransferase ZDHHC15B, with product MALSRGLRCCARVFSWIPVLIITSVVLWSYYAYVFELCLFTISNTLEKVAYLLVFHVCFVMFSWTYWKAIFTPPASPCKKFQLSYSDKERYEREERPDAQKQILVDIAKSLPIFTRATSGGEPLISTDTNGSLFPL from the exons ATGGCTCTTTCCCGAGGTCTGAGATGCTGTGCCCGGGTGTTTTCCTGGATACCTGTCCTCATAATCACCTCCGTGGTGCTGTGGTCCTACTACGCCTATGTGTTTGAGTTATGTTTAT TCACTATCAGCAACACATTGGAGAAGG TGGCCTACCTACTGGTGTTCcatgtgtgttttgtgatgtTCTCCTGGACCTATTGGAAGGCCATCTTCACTCCTCCTGCCTCACCCTGCAAGAAG TTCCAGCTGTCGTACTCCGATAAGGAGCGttatgagagggaggagaggcctgATGCTCAGAAACAGATCCTGGTGGACATCGCTAAGAGTCTCCCCATCTTCACTCGAGCTACGTCTGGAGGTGAGCCACTCATATCTACAGacacaaatggctccctattccctttgtag